In Paenibacillus sp. FSL M7-0420, a single genomic region encodes these proteins:
- a CDS encoding ABC-F family ATP-binding cassette domain-containing protein: MIKVQHLSFSFPQKELYTDISFTLEEAQHCAFIGTSGSGKSTLIDILIDRNRYLFDGTIEMEPDCSIGYVSQFAKPDQSLDTTVFEYIAGPFIKLQDEIQLICTEMETSADIEPLLEKYQLALDAFEALGGDDYESLIHKKLNLADLMKRRDLKVSELSGGEFKLVQVMKEMLNRPDFLIMDEPDVFLDFENLNALRQLINSHKGILLVVTHNRYLLNHCFNKIIHLENKELQEFDGRYLEYNLSLLQTKIELQELALAEQEEIERNDVIIDNLRAIATYNSEASRGRALKARVKFQERLEARRIKAPFVDIKQPQIHLGMVHEPQDTDAPVVTVQDYRAAFDELLLDKVSFELNAGDKVALIGPNGTGKTTLLRDIARGRHDSITLSPEAAVAYLSQLQGEVLTDSNTLLEEFIEAGMATYDEIRSHLAGYGFEGEIVNQRIAALSGGEKNLLQLAKVSALKANVLLLDEPTSHLDTYTQIALDKAIQEYKGAILMISHDFYSVVNGMDYVLIIDDKTVRKMTIKKFKKMIYARHFDKDYLELEQKKKAAETRVELALKDNNFELAKSLVIELEELIKQM; encoded by the coding sequence ATGATTAAAGTTCAACACCTGTCCTTCTCCTTCCCGCAAAAAGAGCTCTACACTGACATTTCGTTTACGCTCGAAGAGGCGCAGCATTGCGCTTTTATCGGAACCAGCGGCAGCGGAAAAAGCACCCTGATCGATATCCTCATCGACCGGAACAGATATTTGTTCGACGGTACAATAGAGATGGAGCCTGATTGCAGCATCGGGTATGTGAGCCAGTTCGCCAAGCCTGACCAGTCTCTAGACACCACCGTGTTTGAATATATAGCCGGACCTTTCATTAAGCTACAGGATGAAATACAGCTCATCTGCACTGAGATGGAGACCTCGGCGGATATTGAGCCGCTGCTGGAGAAGTATCAACTGGCTCTGGACGCTTTCGAAGCCTTGGGCGGAGATGATTACGAGAGTCTCATTCACAAAAAGCTGAATCTGGCTGACCTCATGAAGCGCAGGGATCTCAAGGTATCCGAGCTGAGCGGCGGGGAATTCAAGCTTGTTCAGGTCATGAAGGAAATGCTGAACCGCCCCGACTTCCTGATTATGGATGAGCCGGATGTCTTCCTGGACTTCGAGAACCTGAATGCGCTCCGGCAGCTGATTAACTCTCATAAGGGAATTCTGCTGGTGGTTACGCACAACCGTTATCTGCTTAACCATTGTTTTAACAAAATCATTCACCTAGAGAATAAGGAGCTTCAGGAGTTTGACGGCCGCTATCTGGAGTACAACCTCTCCCTGCTTCAGACCAAAATAGAGCTGCAGGAGCTGGCCCTCGCTGAACAGGAAGAGATTGAGCGCAACGATGTGATCATCGATAACCTCCGGGCCATCGCCACGTATAATTCAGAAGCCTCCAGAGGAAGAGCGCTGAAAGCGAGAGTGAAGTTCCAGGAAAGACTGGAGGCCCGCAGAATCAAAGCGCCGTTCGTGGACATTAAGCAGCCGCAGATTCATTTGGGGATGGTGCATGAGCCGCAGGACACTGATGCTCCTGTAGTGACAGTCCAGGATTACCGGGCGGCCTTCGATGAGCTGCTGCTGGACAAGGTTAGCTTCGAGCTGAATGCTGGCGATAAAGTCGCCCTGATCGGTCCGAACGGTACCGGCAAAACAACCCTGCTGCGCGATATTGCGCGGGGCCGGCACGACTCTATAACCCTCAGCCCGGAGGCTGCGGTAGCTTATCTGTCCCAGCTTCAAGGCGAAGTGCTGACCGATTCCAATACCCTGCTCGAAGAATTCATCGAGGCCGGGATGGCTACGTATGATGAGATCCGCTCCCATCTGGCAGGCTACGGCTTTGAAGGCGAGATCGTGAACCAGAGAATAGCAGCCCTGTCCGGCGGCGAAAAGAATTTGTTACAGCTGGCCAAGGTGTCTGCCCTGAAGGCCAATGTCCTGCTGCTCGACGAGCCGACCAGCCATCTGGACACCTACACGCAAATCGCGCTGGACAAAGCCATCCAGGAGTACAAGGGCGCGATTCTTATGATCTCGCATGACTTCTACTCCGTGGTCAACGGGATGGACTATGTGCTGATTATTGACGATAAGACGGTCCGCAAAATGACGATCAAAAAATTCAAGAAGATGATCTATGCCCGGCATTTCGATAAAGACTATCTGGAGCTGGAGCAGAAGAAGAAAGCAGCCGAAACCCGGGTAGAACTGGCGCTGAAGGATAACAATTTTGAGCTTGCCAAAAGTCTGGTCATCGAGTTGGAAGAGCTGATTAAACAGATGTAA